From the genome of Papaver somniferum cultivar HN1 chromosome 2, ASM357369v1, whole genome shotgun sequence, one region includes:
- the LOC113352350 gene encoding trichohyalin-like, whose amino-acid sequence MARTPDRARNLIATRRSKRLEAKRGGRMERGETSVGGERQGVNRRKNNQNGEDDFREDLIHTSDMDTTAEEEMTHEELEENIDEEHVTLEKLKETLLLERERDKDLAEQHAQLMRQNAMLALQNRQLNEEAAADAMNSEGNTISSGEEETRQRKYACEDDGGERRRRQRRESSEKKDLRWVLEETRWEDQRRRYAEERRNEIERRREEERILPRTLHVVEDDPKYEKGEPSTAVPSKLVAVSSGDQEWIDQQRYKESIRRNYEPRSHSTGYRQRSNQGPSFGEKRPNAPDFEDVKLPRLNTTVKKIWEAIALTEEIPPPPNLGREPPSTKSIQNFHDNILKRVHKRDFRGNKIFNVAKKEPLEEWKNRDITFSTKNAPEGGALHTEPLWIKGVASTYHQTIRFPMPSAIGEIKGYLKNERDFIEKDVHKYDEKLRRKIEQKRKVCEEKIAEQLMVFTIGISEEQITMQKSMEEADKMTMEKTTEKESQVEMKQSGKTKKGKIAEGREVVRSEKETPIAKEKRTPQGRSKANNSKRKKVSIQEIWKGVELSGHFGKKNEACVEDKEMEKLKEELYQERRRKEDLVKERIRLERQNEKLLIKNNHLKRKQTEHNTQRGENASGKKLETEGRQEYCRDRKWRGEQNEREDLKRSIKSSMRELREK is encoded by the exons ATGGCCAGAACACCAGATCGAGCGAGGAACTTGATAGCGACAAGAAGAAGCAAACGTTTGGAAGCGAAGagaggaggaagaatggaaagGGGAGAAACATCGGTTGGAGGGGAAAGACAAGGCGTGAACCGACGAAAGAATAATCAGAACGGTGAAGATGACTTTAGGGAAGACTTGATACACACTTCTGACATGGACACCACTGCAGAGGAAGAAATGACCCATGAAGAGTTGgaagaaaatattgatgaagaacacgTGACGTTGGAGAAGCTAAAGGAGACACTTCTCCTTGAACGAGAACGAGACAAGGATCTAGCGGAGCAGCATGCTCAACTGATGAGGCAAAACGCTATGTTGGCACTACAAAATCGGCAACTTAACGAGGAAGCAGCGGCTGACGCCATGAACTCGGAAGGAAACACGATATCTTCAGGAGAAGAAGAGACACGACAAAGGAAGTACGCCTGCGAGGACGACGGGGGAGAGCGACGAAGGAGACAACGGAGAGAAAGTAGTGAAAAAAAAGATCTGAGATGGGTGTTGGAGGAAACGAGATGGGAAGATCAAAGACGAAGGTATGCGGAAGAAAGAAGGAACGAAATCGAGAGGAGGCGAGAAGAGGAAAG GATATTACCAAGAACATTACATGTTGTGGAGGATGATCCAAAATATGAGAAAGGGGAACCTTCAACCGCAGTTCCGTCCAAACTTGTAGCCGTGTCAAGCGGAGACCAGGAGTGGATCGATCAACAGAGGTACAAGGAGTCAATACGAAGGAATTATGAGCCCCGAAGCCATAGCACAGGATACCGACAGAGAAGCAATCAAGGACCTAGTTTTGGAGAGAAAAGACCAAATGCACCGGACTTTGAAGATGTAAAGCTTCCTAGACTCAATACAACTGTGAAGAAGATTTGGGAAGCGATAGCGCTGACAGAAGAGATTCCACCCCCACCAAATCTGGGAAGAGAACCACCTTCGA CCAAGAGCATTCAAAATTTCCATGATAATATACTCAAAAGAGTGCATAAGAGGGACTTCAGAGGGAATAAGATATTCAATGTGGCGAAGAAGGAGCCATTAGAAGAGTGGAAAAATAGGGATATAACATTCTCAACAAAGAACGCACCAGAGGGAGGAGCTTTACACACAGAGCCATTG TGGATAAAAGGGGTTGCATCTACATATCATCAGACCATACGGTTTCCCATGCCAAGCGCAATAGGCGAGATCAAGGGATATCTAAAGAATGAGCGAGATTTTATCGAAAAGGATGTACACAAATATGATGAGAAACTGAGAAGGAAGATAGAACAAAAAAGGAAGGTATGTGAAGAAAAAATAGCGGAGCAACTGATGGTGTTCACCATTGGGATAAGCGAGGAGCAGATTACAATGCAGAAAAGCATGGAGGAGGCAGATAAGATGACTATGGAAAAAACTACGGAGAAGGAAAGCCAAGTGGAGATGAAGCAAAGTGGAAAAACAAAGAAGGGAAAAATAGCTGAAGGAAGAGAAGTAGTGAGAAGCGAGAAAGAAACACCCATCGCCAAGGAAAAACGAACCCCGCAAGGCAGATCAAAGGCAAACAACTCCAAGCGCAAGAAGGTATCAATACAAGAGATTTGGAAAGGTGTTGAATTGTCTGGTCATTTTGGTAAGAAAAATGAGGCATGCGTTGAAGACAAGGAGATGGAGAAATTAAAGGAGGAGCTCTACCAAGAAAGACGAAGGAAGGAAGACTTGGTAAAAGAACGAATAAGGCTAGAAAGGCAAAACGAGAAGCTCTTGATTAAGAACAATcacctaaaaagaaaacaaacagaaCATAACACCCAAAGGGGAGAAAATGCTTCGGGAAAGAAATTGGAAACTGAAGGACGTCAGGAGTATTGTCGAGATAGAAAGTGGCGAGGGGAACAAAATGAACGAGAAGATTTGAAAAGATCTATAAAAAGCAGCATGAGGGAGTTAAGGGAAAAGTAA